Proteins from one Juglans microcarpa x Juglans regia isolate MS1-56 chromosome 6S, Jm3101_v1.0, whole genome shotgun sequence genomic window:
- the LOC121236556 gene encoding uncharacterized protein LOC121236556 — translation MAPVLALSEPHKLYVVYSDASKMGLRFVLMQEEQVVAYALRQLKDHEQNYPTLMTWNLLQCEVYIDHKSLKYLFSQKNLSMRQRKWVEMISDYQCEIKYHPGKANMVAYAISRKTQADMQSFMTGMRELLIRKLPRDVRLTVVQETVSLNDEEIIEGQNKDDKLEKLLKKILKSEGPQHFSIGKDGMLRYKDMKVIPNVPELKKRIPKEAHCTPYTAHPSSTKMYRDLKGQFWWDGVKMDDSRGSV, via the exons ATGGCACCTGTGTTGGCTTTGTCTGAGCCTCATAAGCTATATGTGGTTTATAGTGACGCCTCTAAGATGGGATTAAGGTtcgttttgatgcaagaagaGCAAGTCGTCGCTTATGCTTTGCGACAACTTAAGGACCACGAGCAGAATTATCCTACTCTCATGACTTGGAACTTGTTGCA GTGTGAAGTATACATTGACCATAAAAGTCTCAAGTATCTATTTAGTCAGAAGAACCTAAGCATGAGACAGAGAAAATGGGTAGAAATGATCAGCGATTACCAGTGTGAGATCAAGTACCACCCTGGAAAGGCCAATATGGTAGCATATGCCATTAGTCGTAAGACCCAAGCCGACATGCAATCATTTATGACTGGAATGAGGGAATTGCTAATAAGAAAGCTGCCAAGAGATGTTAGGTTAACCGTGGTGCAGGAGACCGTGTCATTGAATGATGAAGAAATCATCGAAGGACAGAATAAGGATGATAAACTAGAGAAATTGctaaagaaaattctaaaatccGAAGGACCGCAACACTTCTCAATTGGCAAGGATGGGATGTTACGTTATAAGGATATGAAAGTGATTCCTAATGTTCCTGAATTAAAGAAAAGGATTCCGAAGGAAGCCCATTGTACACCATATACTGCTCATCCTAGTAGCACCAAAATGTACCGGGACTTGAAGGGACAATTTTGGTGGGATGGAGTAAAAATGgat GATTCTAGAGGTTCAGTTTAG